GGTGACCCTGAGATGTTTCTGGTGACCCCAAGGTGTCCCTGATGACCCTGAGGTGTCCCTGGAGACCCTGAGATGTCCCTGAGGTGTCCCTGATGACCTCAGGATGTCCCTGATGACCCTGATGTCCTTGAGATGTTTCTGGTGAGCTCGAGGTGCCCCGGTGGCCCTGAGATGTTTCTGGTGAccccaaggtgtccctggaGACCCTGAGGTGTCCCCTGGAGACCCTGAGATGTTTCTGGTGACCCCAAGGTGTCTCTGATGACCCTGAGGTGTCCCTGGAGACCCTGAGATGTCCCTGAAGTGTCCCTGATGACCTCAGGATGTCCTTGATGACCCTGATGTCCTTGAGATGTTTCTGGTGAGCTCGAGGTGCCCCGGTGACCCTGAGATGTTTCTGGTGACCCCAAGGTGTCCCTGATGACCCTGAGGTGTCCCTGATGTCCTTGAGATGTTTCTGGTGAGCTCGAGGTGCCCCGGTGACCCTGAGATGTTTCTGGTGACCTCAAGGTGTCCCTGATGACCCTGAGGTGGAGATCCTGAGATGTCCCCTGAGGTGTCCCTGATGACCTCAGGATGTCCCTGATGACCCTGATGTCCTTGAGATGTTTCTGATGACCCTGATGACCCCACGGTGTCCCTGATGACCCCGAGGAGCCCCTGATGACCCTGAGATGTCCCTGATGACCACAGGATGTCCCTGAGGTGTCCCTGGAGaccccgggctgtccccgcggtgtccccccGGGCCGTGTCCCCACTCACGCTGCCGAAGTACTtgtccagcagctccacgtaGCGGTGGATGAGCTCCAGCGTGATCAGCTCGTTGTCCTGGCCCTCGATGGCGCAGCAGAAGTAGAGGCTGGCGTACCTGGGGGACAACGTCGAGGTGGGGATGTCCCCACAGCCACCAAAACCCACCGGGGCATGGGGGACATGGCCCCAAGGAGACCCCAGGTGTCACCATGGTCAAGCCAAGCATGGTCAACTCATCGTGGTCAACCCAACCATGGTCAACCCATGAAGATCAACCCAACCACGGTCAACCCCACCATGATCAACTGACCATGGTCAACCCGTCATGGTAACTCATCATGGTCAAGCCAACCATGATCAATCCATCATGGTCAACCCGACCATGGTCAAGCCAACCTTGATCAACTGACTATGGTCAACCCATCATGGTCAACCCAACTACGGTCAAGCCATGAAGATCAACCCAACCATGGTCAGCTCATGAAGATCAATCCAGCCGTGGTCAACCCAACCATGGTCAAGCCAACCATGATCAATCCATCACGGTCAACCCAACACAATCAACTCCACCGTGGTGCACCCAACCACGGTCAACCCATCACGGTCAACTCGACCATGGTCAACTCGACCATGGTCAACCCAACTATGGTCAACTCATCATGGTCAACTCATGAAGATCAACCCAACCATGGTCAACCCCATCATGGTCAACCCAAGCATGGTCAAGGCAACCATGGTCAACTCATCATGGTCAACCCAGCACAATCACTTTGACGATGATCAACCCAACTGTGGTCAACCCATCATGGTCAACCCAACCATGGTCAAGCCAACCACGGTCAACATCATCATGGTCAACCCAAATATGGTCAACTCAACCATGGTCAACTCAACCATGGTCAACTCGACCATGGTCAACTCAACCATGGCCGACGCGACCATGGTCAACCCAACTATGGTCAACTCATCATGGTCAACTCATCAAGATCAACCCATCATGGTCAACCCTGCCATTTTTGAGtcagaaaattgtttttttttctccgaaaaccctttttttttggaCATGAGGCggttttttcttccaaatttttttttaggcGACCAAAACTcattttttggaatttttttggggggaggttTTACCTCTTGTAGACCACCTTGAGGTCCCTCCactcaaggaaactgcacaTTTTGGGTTTCCTGGCCAGCACCACCTGCATCAGCTCCCGCACCATCTTCTTCTTGTCCTTGTCGGCCGTGGCCAGGTACCACTTCTGcagcctcagtttcccttgGCGGCTGAACAGCAGCATGAACCGCatctgggggggctggggggtcactgggggggactgggatggactgggaaggagcgggagggggtttggggaggattttggggagttttggggggatttttcagggttttggggtcactgggagggactgggacggggtttggggaggattttggggagttttggggggattttagggggatttggggtcactgggagggactgggacggggtttggggaggattttgggaggattttggggaggattttggggagttttggggggatttttcagggttttggggggatttttcagggttttcgggtcactgggagggactgggagggagtttggggaggattttggggagctttggggggatttttcagggatttggggtcactgggagggactgggacggggtttggggaggattttggggagttttgggggattttggggagttttggggtcactgggagggggtttagggaggattttggggagttttggaaggatttgggggagttttggaGGAGTTTTGAGAAGAACTGAGAGAGTTTTGGGGTTGGGACCAGGAGGTTCTGcagcctcagtttcccttgACGGCTGAACAGCAGCATGAACCGCatctgggggggctggggggtcactgggggggactgggagggactgggaaggagcgggagggggtttggggaggatttcgggggattttggggagttttgggggattttagggggatttgggggagttttggaGGAGTTTTGAGGAGAATTGAGAGAGTTTTGGGGTTGGAACCAGGGGGGTTCTGcagcctcagtttcccttgACGGCTGAACAGCAGCATGAACCGCatctgggggggctggggggtcactgggggggactgggagggactgggatggactgggaaggagcaggagggggtttggggaggattttggggagttttggggggaattttcagggttttggggtcactgggagggactgggatggggtttggggggatttttcagggttttggggggattttatggggatttggggtcactgggagggactgggagggggtttggggaggattttgggagttttggggggatttttcaggcatttggggtcactgggagggactgggagggagtttggggaggattttgggagattttggggagttttgggggggattttttcagggttttggggggatttttcagggttttggggtcactgggagggagtttggggaggattttggggagttttggggggatttttcagggttttggggggattttgggggttttggggtcactgggagggactgggacgaggttttggggaggatttgggggagttttggggggatttttcagggttttggggtcactgggagggactgggaccgggtttggggaggattttggggagttttgggggatttttcagggttttggggtcactgggagggactgggacggGGTTtagggaggattttggggagttttggggggatttttcagggttttggggggatttttcagagtttttggggtcactgggagggaTTGGAGGGGGTTtagggaggattttggggagttttggggggatttttcaggcatttggggtcactgggagggactgggagggagtttggggaggattttgggggattttggggggatttttcagggttttggggtcactgggagggactgggacggggtttggggaggattttgggagattttggggagttttggggggattttcagggttttggggggatttttcagggttttggggtcactgggagggactgggaccgggtttggggaggattttggggggatttttcagggttttggggggattttatggggatttggggtcactgggagggactgggagggggtttggggaggattttggggagttttgggggattttggggagttttggggtcactgggagggggtttagggaggattttggggagttttggaaggatttgggggagttttggaGGAGTTTTGAGG
The sequence above is drawn from the Anomalospiza imberbis isolate Cuckoo-Finch-1a 21T00152 unplaced genomic scaffold, ASM3175350v1 scaffold_172, whole genome shotgun sequence genome and encodes:
- the LOC137466272 gene encoding LOW QUALITY PROTEIN: AP-1 complex subunit sigma-1A-like (The sequence of the model RefSeq protein was modified relative to this genomic sequence to represent the inferred CDS: inserted 1 base in 1 codon); translation: MMRFMLLFSRQGKLRLQKWYLATADKDKKKMVRELMQVVLARKPKMCSFLEWRDLKVVYKRYASLYFCCAIEGQDNELITLELIHRYVELLDKYFGSVCELDIIFNFEKAYFILDEFVMGGEIQDTSKKSVLKAIEQADLLQEEDEXPRSVLEEMGLA